From Cecembia calidifontis, one genomic window encodes:
- a CDS encoding HPP family protein yields MGTLNVTKLSGRKAKANYFHHLIRDLEALDKMVETGLIEKSPVRIGAEQEFFIVRNDFLPNNNSLKLLEAFNDPHFTTEIGNFNLEINLDPLILGGDCFSRLHQNLSDLLELAKREAAQEDSKIILTGILPTLSHSHIGIQNMTPVQRYYVLNEAARESRAQDFMIHIKGVDELNLMHDSVMLESCNTSWQMHLQIDPDEFIDMFNWSQAISGPILAACCNSPLLFGKELWSETRIALFTQSVDIRTNSFLLNDSQSRVSFEDKWQRGRISDIFRDNISRFRSLLTAEFELDSMEMLKYGQIPKLKALCLHNGTVYRWNRACYGVGGGRPHLRIENRYIPSGPTMIDQVANFAFWVGMMKGRTEEYEDIQDRWDFKDTKSNFFRAARYGMASQFVWNNELVSSQNLLMNTFLPMARRGLRKVGIVEEDIDKYLKVIENRINRRNGATWLVDSYRNLLKTKKKNEARQVLTAHLYLNQEKDIPVSEWELVAPDATSTFNIQKLVSHIMSTDIFSVEEKDPIELVVNMMRWNNIHHMPVVKGDKELVALLSWSDVQQYLDRPKEVQLWVRKVMKKEIITISPDKTVQEARDLMAKHQINSLPVVIENKLIGIVTSNDV; encoded by the coding sequence ATGGGAACACTGAACGTCACCAAATTATCTGGCAGAAAAGCCAAGGCAAACTACTTCCATCATTTGATAAGGGATTTGGAAGCCCTTGACAAAATGGTAGAAACGGGTTTGATTGAAAAATCCCCTGTACGCATTGGTGCCGAACAGGAATTTTTCATTGTAAGAAATGATTTTTTGCCCAATAACAATTCCCTTAAGCTTTTAGAGGCTTTCAATGATCCCCATTTTACCACCGAGATAGGAAATTTTAACCTGGAGATCAATTTGGATCCTCTCATTTTGGGAGGAGATTGCTTTTCCAGATTACACCAAAATCTTTCTGATTTATTGGAATTGGCCAAAAGAGAGGCTGCCCAAGAAGATTCAAAAATCATCCTTACAGGTATTTTACCCACTTTATCCCATTCACATATCGGTATCCAAAATATGACCCCTGTTCAAAGGTATTATGTATTGAATGAGGCGGCAAGGGAATCCCGGGCACAGGATTTTATGATCCATATCAAGGGGGTTGATGAACTGAACCTGATGCATGATTCCGTGATGCTGGAAAGTTGCAATACCAGTTGGCAAATGCACCTACAAATTGATCCGGATGAATTTATTGATATGTTCAATTGGTCGCAGGCCATTTCAGGGCCAATTTTGGCTGCTTGCTGCAACTCTCCGCTGCTTTTTGGCAAAGAGTTATGGAGTGAAACCAGGATAGCCCTCTTTACCCAAAGTGTGGACATCAGGACCAACTCTTTTCTTTTGAACGATAGTCAATCACGGGTGAGTTTTGAAGATAAATGGCAGAGAGGCCGTATTTCAGACATTTTCAGGGACAATATTTCCAGATTTAGGAGTTTGTTGACCGCGGAATTTGAACTGGATAGTATGGAAATGCTGAAATATGGTCAAATACCAAAATTAAAAGCACTTTGTCTGCATAACGGTACTGTATACCGCTGGAACAGGGCCTGCTATGGTGTAGGCGGGGGAAGGCCTCATTTGCGGATTGAAAACCGGTACATACCCTCTGGTCCTACAATGATAGATCAAGTAGCCAATTTTGCATTTTGGGTAGGAATGATGAAAGGAAGGACAGAGGAGTATGAGGACATTCAGGATCGCTGGGATTTTAAAGATACCAAGTCGAATTTCTTCAGAGCAGCACGGTATGGCATGGCATCCCAATTTGTATGGAATAATGAATTGGTATCAAGTCAGAATCTTCTTATGAATACTTTTCTCCCCATGGCTAGAAGGGGACTCAGGAAAGTGGGGATTGTTGAGGAGGATATTGATAAATACCTGAAAGTGATTGAAAACCGTATTAACAGAAGAAATGGAGCGACATGGCTGGTGGATTCTTACAGAAATCTCCTCAAAACCAAGAAAAAAAACGAGGCAAGACAGGTATTGACTGCTCATTTATACCTTAACCAAGAAAAAGATATCCCTGTATCCGAATGGGAGTTGGTTGCCCCTGATGCTACCTCAACTTTTAATATTCAAAAATTGGTTAGCCATATCATGAGTACGGATATATTTTCTGTAGAAGAGAAAGATCCTATTGAGCTCGTCGTCAACATGATGCGCTGGAACAATATCCATCATATGCCTGTGGTAAAAGGAGATAAGGAGTTGGTAGCTTTGCTTTCTTGGTCAGATGTACAGCAATATTTGGATAGGCCCAAGGAAGTTCAGCTTTGGGTGCGAAAGGTAATGAAAAAAGAAATCATTACCATCTCTCCTGACAAAACGGTCCAAGAAGCAAGGGATTTGATGGCCAAACATCAGATCAACAGCCTTCCGGTAGTCATAGAAAATAAGCTTATAGGCATAGTAACATCCAATGACGTATAA
- a CDS encoding neutral/alkaline non-lysosomal ceramidase N-terminal domain-containing protein: MKGYLYSIILFLLLLSCAQKEEKVHMLQVGVSKAVINPPMGAFIAGDKQNRRFTGILDSLYVKAAVFYDGKESFALVTVDCIGLLYQDLLKIREKVRKMDLGIPFTPENIVISSTHTHSGPDVVGLWGENYTQSGVDPEYIDFLVKTTAEQIQVAASNLEKASAKYGVTEYGHDWVANICEEEIDRSMTVLQFLNDKGQNILSLSNFACHPTYLDAVYNEVSADYVAGFYKEMEKQLGGEHLFLQGAIGGWIQPMDKGIPYEQVLERGKGLAHAAIYALKEGKDLQSASLTFRSKKLALPVENEAWRQLAAGGIIQRAISNVVETEVVWFSVGEANFATHPGETAPIYALQTKALMQVGPQFVLGLGQDALGYIVKPEYFEDQTLPHAPYLTRMSLGKSTANHLLQTLEELSEVKK; this comes from the coding sequence ATGAAGGGCTACCTCTACTCCATTATTCTTTTTCTTTTGCTTCTTTCCTGTGCTCAGAAAGAAGAGAAAGTCCATATGCTCCAAGTGGGGGTCTCAAAAGCGGTTATCAATCCCCCAATGGGTGCTTTTATTGCAGGGGACAAACAAAACAGAAGGTTTACCGGGATATTGGACAGTTTGTACGTAAAAGCAGCCGTATTTTACGATGGGAAAGAGAGTTTTGCACTGGTAACGGTGGATTGTATAGGCTTGCTTTATCAGGATTTACTAAAGATCAGGGAAAAAGTTAGAAAAATGGACTTGGGTATACCTTTTACACCTGAAAACATTGTTATCAGTTCCACACATACCCATTCAGGTCCGGATGTCGTCGGCTTATGGGGAGAAAATTATACCCAAAGTGGTGTGGATCCGGAATACATTGATTTTCTGGTAAAAACAACGGCAGAACAAATCCAAGTTGCGGCCTCCAATCTGGAAAAGGCAAGTGCAAAATATGGAGTCACCGAATATGGTCATGATTGGGTGGCCAATATCTGTGAGGAGGAAATTGACAGATCGATGACTGTATTGCAGTTTCTCAATGATAAAGGCCAAAACATCCTTTCTCTGAGCAATTTTGCCTGCCATCCCACCTACCTCGATGCTGTGTACAATGAGGTGTCGGCGGATTATGTAGCGGGCTTTTACAAGGAAATGGAAAAGCAACTGGGAGGAGAACATCTATTTCTTCAAGGCGCCATTGGGGGATGGATACAACCTATGGATAAGGGAATTCCCTATGAGCAAGTACTGGAAAGAGGAAAAGGCTTGGCCCATGCTGCCATTTATGCATTGAAAGAAGGAAAGGATCTTCAGTCTGCATCTTTGACCTTTCGGAGTAAGAAGCTTGCCTTGCCTGTCGAAAACGAAGCATGGAGACAATTGGCAGCAGGAGGAATTATTCAAAGAGCCATTTCAAATGTAGTGGAGACCGAAGTGGTTTGGTTTTCAGTTGGGGAAGCCAATTTTGCGACCCATCCAGGAGAAACTGCCCCCATTTATGCCCTTCAAACCAAAGCCTTGATGCAGGTTGGTCCACAATTTGTTCTGGGGCTCGGGCAGGACGCTTTGGGCTATATTGTTAAACCCGAATATTTTGAAGATCAAACTTTACCACACGCTCCTTATTTGACCAGGATGTCTTTGGGAAAATCTACTGCCAATCATCTCCTGCAAACCTTGGAAGAATTATCAGAAGTCAAAAAATAG
- the mgrA gene encoding L-glyceraldehyde 3-phosphate reductase: MRINDHQPLPPYVANEARYDKMPFRRCGKSGILLPQISLGLWHNFGHNADFKNARHILRQAFDFGITHFDLANNYGPPYGSAEENFGRIMEKDFRPYRDEFIISTKAGWDMWPGPYGNLGSRKYLIASLDQSLKRMGLDYVDIFYHHRPDPETPLEETMGALDHIVRSGKALYVGISQYSAEDTLRASQILKSMGTPLLIHQPRYSMFDRWVENGLLDVLGDEGIGSIAFSPLEQGVLTDKYLKGIPEDSRVAKDGRYLKKEQISDEVIQKVKELNEIAKKRGQSLAQMAIAWLLKDERVTTVLVGVSKAEQLADNVKALDNIRFSKEELAAIEKILRDK, from the coding sequence ATGCGCATCAACGATCACCAACCTTTACCTCCTTACGTTGCCAATGAAGCCCGCTATGATAAAATGCCTTTTCGCCGCTGCGGGAAAAGTGGCATTTTATTGCCTCAGATTTCATTAGGTCTCTGGCATAACTTTGGGCACAATGCAGACTTCAAAAATGCCCGACATATCCTGAGACAGGCATTTGATTTTGGCATCACCCATTTTGACCTGGCCAACAATTATGGCCCTCCTTATGGCTCTGCTGAAGAGAACTTTGGCAGGATCATGGAAAAGGATTTCCGACCTTATAGAGACGAATTCATCATTTCTACCAAAGCAGGCTGGGATATGTGGCCCGGTCCTTATGGTAACCTGGGATCCAGAAAATACCTGATTGCTTCTTTGGATCAAAGTCTCAAAAGAATGGGATTGGATTACGTGGATATTTTTTACCACCACAGACCTGATCCTGAAACTCCATTAGAGGAAACCATGGGGGCATTGGACCATATAGTCCGTTCTGGAAAAGCCTTGTACGTGGGCATATCCCAGTATTCTGCTGAGGACACGCTTAGGGCTTCACAAATCCTAAAATCAATGGGCACGCCGTTATTAATCCACCAACCCCGCTACAGCATGTTTGACCGCTGGGTGGAAAATGGCTTATTGGATGTGCTGGGAGATGAAGGCATCGGGTCTATTGCTTTTTCACCACTTGAGCAGGGAGTTTTGACGGACAAGTACCTCAAAGGCATTCCTGAGGACAGCCGTGTGGCAAAAGATGGCCGTTACCTGAAAAAGGAACAGATTTCAGATGAGGTGATCCAAAAAGTGAAAGAGCTGAACGAAATCGCCAAAAAACGTGGACAAAGCTTGGCACAGATGGCCATTGCCTGGTTGCTAAAAGACGAAAGGGTGACCACCGTTCTGGTTGGGGTTAGCAAAGCCGAGCAATTGGCGGACAATGTCAAAGCCTTGGACAATATCCGTTTCTCCAAAGAAGAACTGGCTGCCATTGAAAAAATTCTTAGAGATAAATAA
- a CDS encoding YfcC family protein has translation MKFSFPHPMIIMLSFVALATVLTYLIPAGSFDRVLDEATGREVVVEGSYKVIDSQPISLGKMFLSIPEGIIEGAEVVVLILIIGGAFYVVDKTGAFQSGLESLIHRFKNAKAYLLALVGILFATAGALNGLQEEIIAMVPVLMILSRKVGYTPIAGVAISLGCALIGGAFGPSNPFSVLIAQNFAEVPLFSAGLYRMFFLALALGFWIVYVIRTGKDPNHQENPSEEVPDKMSKSHSLILILVALTFGVMIYGLSNWDWDYNEMSAIFFAMGLSAGIIGKLGINGTAKAYSEGFAELVFAGIIVGLARSIYLVLQDGQIIDTIIYALFNPLEGLPLGLSAFGMMIAQAILHIPVPSTSGQAVLTMPLLTPLADLIGMSRQVVVLAYQYGAGIMDMVTPSNGGLMAILAAAGISYKDWIQYAWKPILVVFTIAAVSVIGGIFLL, from the coding sequence ATGAAATTCTCCTTCCCCCACCCCATGATCATTATGCTTTCTTTTGTTGCTTTGGCGACAGTATTGACATACCTGATCCCTGCAGGATCTTTTGATCGGGTCTTGGATGAGGCAACAGGTCGGGAGGTAGTAGTAGAAGGCAGCTATAAGGTAATAGACAGTCAACCCATAAGTCTAGGGAAAATGTTTCTCAGCATACCTGAAGGCATTATTGAAGGGGCTGAGGTGGTGGTACTGATCCTGATTATTGGTGGGGCCTTTTATGTGGTGGACAAAACGGGTGCCTTCCAGTCCGGTCTTGAAAGCCTGATCCACCGCTTCAAGAATGCCAAAGCCTACTTACTGGCATTGGTTGGAATCTTATTCGCCACAGCTGGAGCATTGAACGGTCTTCAGGAAGAAATCATTGCCATGGTACCCGTACTCATGATCCTGAGCCGAAAAGTGGGTTATACCCCAATAGCCGGTGTCGCCATTTCTTTGGGCTGTGCCCTCATCGGTGGGGCTTTTGGCCCTTCCAATCCCTTTTCAGTACTGATTGCACAAAACTTCGCTGAAGTCCCCCTATTTTCTGCCGGGCTGTATAGGATGTTTTTTTTGGCCTTAGCCTTAGGCTTCTGGATAGTCTATGTCATCCGTACAGGGAAAGACCCCAATCATCAGGAAAACCCATCCGAGGAAGTACCGGATAAAATGTCCAAATCGCATTCTCTGATCTTGATCTTGGTAGCCCTCACCTTTGGAGTCATGATTTATGGCCTGAGCAACTGGGACTGGGATTACAATGAAATGTCCGCTATCTTTTTTGCTATGGGACTAAGTGCGGGAATCATCGGGAAATTGGGCATCAATGGAACTGCCAAAGCTTATTCAGAGGGCTTTGCTGAGTTGGTTTTTGCTGGGATTATCGTTGGTTTGGCCAGAAGCATTTACCTGGTTTTACAGGACGGACAGATTATTGACACCATCATCTATGCCCTTTTCAATCCCTTGGAAGGATTGCCATTGGGACTTTCTGCTTTTGGAATGATGATCGCCCAGGCCATTCTGCATATCCCCGTTCCGAGCACCTCAGGTCAGGCGGTGTTGACCATGCCGCTGTTGACTCCTTTGGCGGATCTGATCGGAATGTCAAGGCAAGTGGTGGTGTTGGCTTATCAGTATGGGGCCGGCATCATGGATATGGTCACCCCAAGTAATGGGGGCCTGATGGCCATTCTGGCTGCTGCGGGGATTTCTTACAAGGATTGGATCCAATATGCCTGGAAACCTATTTTGGTAGTATTTACTATTGCTGCGGTATCAGTAATAGGAGGAATTTTTCTACTTTAA
- a CDS encoding DinB family protein — MDIKTQHWINELDHLSEEIKASFGSLEKETLFLKPDSKTWSIAENLEHLITVNSSYFPIFKQLIDNTFVGAFIGKFSFFTKLFGNMIYRSVSDGGKKKIRTFPLWEPKIKEGEEHIIEKFLSHQDDLKNWIKELGPYIEKEAIIHSPANKLIVYSLPQALDIMVAHEKRHLQQAKNVLNIVRQ, encoded by the coding sequence ATGGATATCAAAACGCAGCATTGGATCAATGAACTGGATCATCTCAGTGAGGAAATCAAAGCCTCATTTGGCAGCTTAGAAAAGGAAACCCTTTTTCTCAAACCCGATAGCAAAACCTGGAGCATCGCAGAGAATCTAGAACACCTGATTACGGTTAACAGCAGTTATTTCCCTATTTTCAAGCAATTGATAGACAATACTTTTGTAGGCGCATTTATCGGTAAATTCAGCTTTTTCACCAAACTCTTTGGAAATATGATCTACCGCTCTGTTTCTGATGGTGGGAAAAAGAAAATCCGGACTTTCCCGTTATGGGAACCAAAAATCAAGGAAGGTGAAGAGCATATCATTGAAAAATTTTTGTCGCATCAGGATGATTTAAAAAACTGGATCAAGGAATTGGGCCCTTACATTGAAAAGGAAGCCATCATCCATTCCCCTGCAAATAAACTGATCGTTTACTCCCTCCCACAGGCTCTGGATATAATGGTCGCACATGAAAAAAGGCATCTACAGCAGGCAAAAAATGTCCTAAATATTGTTAGGCAGTAA
- a CDS encoding acyl-CoA dehydrogenase has protein sequence MTFYSKRDLQFQLFENLRVMELTRHAYFHDHTKEIFNLVLEAADQIAENYLRPLLTEMDRKEPQLVDGKIQVHEGMKGIIRQFGENGWINATFPYEEGGQQLPNTLHMAAGFIFQAANYSASVYPFLTTGAANLIRTFGSRELIEMFTPDMYTGKWQGTMALTEPDAGSSLSDLRTLAVPTEKDGIYKIKGQKIYISCGDHDACENVIHLMLARIQGAPEGVKGISLFVVPQKRVPNGTSNDVLTEGVYHKMGYKGAPIAHLMIGSNDGCEGYLVGEPHKGLSYMFQMMNEARIGVGMNATAIGTAAYHASLAYAKERPQGRKVGEKDPSKPQIPIIQHADVKRMLLFQKSITEGSLALLLYCSKLSDIVHVGEGLEKEEATLLLNFLTPIAKSYPSEMCCLTTSAAVQVLGGAGYTTDFPVEQYYREARIHPIHEGTTGIHGLDLLGRKVPMKEGKALQLFGRELTTTIFHAKEKNELSTYAEKLEKYLGKAQQTTLHLLAKAGNHTEAFLADATLYLEYIGILTIAWQWLKQGITAQEQLEKGTSEHEFYQGKIMCLRYFYEYELVKMDALGKRLLSSEMPTLDMQENWF, from the coding sequence ATGACTTTCTATTCCAAAAGGGATCTTCAATTTCAGTTGTTTGAGAACCTCAGGGTAATGGAGCTGACCAGGCATGCCTATTTCCATGACCATACAAAAGAAATTTTTAACCTGGTACTGGAAGCAGCTGACCAAATAGCCGAAAACTATCTTAGGCCCTTACTGACAGAGATGGACAGAAAGGAGCCCCAATTGGTCGATGGAAAGATACAGGTTCATGAAGGTATGAAAGGCATCATCCGTCAGTTTGGAGAAAATGGCTGGATCAATGCCACCTTTCCCTATGAGGAGGGAGGACAACAACTCCCCAATACCCTCCATATGGCTGCGGGTTTTATCTTCCAAGCCGCCAATTATTCGGCTTCGGTCTACCCTTTTTTGACTACCGGAGCAGCCAATCTGATCCGTACTTTTGGAAGCAGGGAATTGATTGAAATGTTTACCCCGGACATGTATACCGGCAAATGGCAAGGCACCATGGCGCTGACCGAACCTGATGCAGGTTCTTCCTTATCTGATCTAAGGACATTGGCTGTTCCAACCGAAAAAGATGGAATCTACAAAATCAAAGGCCAAAAAATTTATATTTCCTGTGGGGACCATGATGCCTGCGAGAATGTCATCCACCTCATGCTGGCAAGAATCCAGGGAGCTCCGGAAGGAGTGAAGGGTATTTCCCTTTTTGTAGTCCCTCAAAAAAGAGTGCCTAATGGAACATCCAATGATGTTTTGACCGAGGGTGTTTACCATAAAATGGGTTACAAAGGAGCCCCTATCGCACACCTCATGATAGGATCTAATGATGGCTGTGAAGGTTATTTGGTAGGCGAGCCACACAAAGGTCTGTCCTACATGTTCCAAATGATGAATGAGGCCCGGATTGGGGTGGGAATGAATGCGACGGCCATTGGAACTGCTGCTTACCATGCCTCCCTGGCTTACGCCAAGGAAAGACCTCAGGGAAGAAAAGTTGGTGAAAAAGATCCGTCAAAACCCCAGATCCCGATTATCCAACATGCAGATGTAAAACGCATGTTGCTCTTCCAAAAATCCATCACAGAAGGCTCTCTTGCCCTGCTTCTTTATTGCAGCAAATTGAGCGATATCGTCCATGTGGGAGAGGGACTTGAAAAAGAAGAAGCCACCCTCCTACTCAATTTTTTGACCCCAATAGCCAAATCTTATCCTTCAGAAATGTGTTGCCTGACAACATCAGCCGCCGTCCAAGTCCTTGGCGGGGCCGGTTATACCACGGATTTTCCGGTAGAACAGTATTATCGGGAAGCACGTATCCACCCCATTCATGAAGGCACTACTGGCATCCATGGACTGGATTTACTGGGCAGGAAAGTACCGATGAAAGAAGGCAAAGCGCTTCAATTATTTGGAAGGGAATTGACTACTACAATCTTTCATGCCAAGGAAAAAAATGAGCTCTCCACTTATGCAGAAAAGCTTGAAAAATATTTAGGCAAAGCACAACAAACTACCCTTCACCTGCTTGCTAAGGCAGGGAATCATACAGAAGCATTTTTAGCAGATGCAACACTTTATTTAGAATATATTGGAATTCTAACCATTGCCTGGCAATGGCTAAAACAGGGAATTACTGCTCAGGAACAACTCGAAAAAGGAACTTCAGAGCATGAATTTTACCAGGGAAAAATCATGTGCCTGCGTTACTTTTATGAATATGAACTGGTAAAAATGGATGCTCTTGGAAAAAGATTGCTTTCCTCTGAAATGCCTACACTCGATATGCAGGAAAATTGGTTTTAA
- a CDS encoding IS1380 family transposase, with amino-acid sequence MKITNSTEKITPFGGFNFVFNSFKNSGLPELIDNQLGVRALRGGFSYSDIFANHMAIFFNGGDCTEDINVHLRDALEQVPSFSVCSADTILRGIKELAVDTELFINPSSGVSHEFNINGKLNSLLLKSACKTGLLKSGVAYDLDYDNTVIPTEKYDSKKTYKHVYGYQPGVASIAHPEFSQAIPVYVEGRNGNSQAKYLQADTLTRMFGQLTNENIRIGRFRADSASYQEEVLRTLEAHTESFYIRANRCAKLDNILGSIAPEKWQKIRLGVQEMEVTDLSDYKPFGKDRSYRLVITRIRRKDGQADVFSGDAFTYRAILTNEHTSSNEAVVRFYNARGASERLFDVLNNDFGWSKLPCSFLAENTSFMLMTAMYANFYTYIIGEYSRKVDWLKPTDRLKKFIFRFITVSAKWIRTGRREVLKLFTSKDYKPILN; translated from the coding sequence ATGAAAATTACGAATTCGACAGAAAAAATCACACCTTTCGGAGGTTTTAATTTTGTTTTTAACTCTTTCAAAAATTCTGGTCTCCCAGAACTCATTGATAATCAATTGGGGGTTAGAGCCTTAAGGGGAGGGTTTTCATACAGTGACATTTTCGCCAATCATATGGCTATTTTCTTTAATGGTGGCGACTGTACTGAAGATATCAATGTTCACTTGAGAGACGCACTTGAACAGGTCCCTTCATTTTCAGTATGCAGTGCCGATACAATTCTGAGAGGTATCAAAGAGCTTGCTGTTGATACAGAACTCTTTATAAATCCGTCCAGTGGAGTAAGCCATGAATTTAATATCAATGGAAAACTCAACAGCTTGTTGTTAAAATCAGCTTGTAAGACCGGATTACTCAAGTCAGGTGTTGCTTACGACCTCGATTATGACAACACCGTCATTCCAACTGAAAAGTACGATTCAAAAAAGACATATAAACACGTCTATGGATATCAGCCAGGTGTAGCTTCCATAGCACATCCTGAATTTTCACAGGCCATTCCTGTGTACGTAGAGGGCAGAAATGGCAACAGTCAGGCCAAATATTTGCAGGCTGATACACTTACACGCATGTTTGGGCAGCTTACCAATGAAAATATCCGTATCGGAAGGTTCAGAGCCGATTCAGCATCCTATCAGGAAGAAGTTCTCCGCACACTGGAAGCACATACCGAAAGCTTTTATATACGGGCAAACAGATGTGCCAAACTGGATAATATCCTTGGAAGTATAGCCCCTGAGAAGTGGCAGAAAATACGTTTGGGTGTACAGGAAATGGAAGTTACTGACCTATCCGACTACAAACCTTTCGGTAAAGACAGGTCTTACAGGCTGGTCATTACCAGAATCAGGCGTAAAGACGGGCAGGCAGATGTGTTTAGTGGAGATGCATTTACTTACAGGGCTATTCTGACCAATGAACATACATCGTCCAATGAAGCTGTTGTAAGGTTTTATAACGCCCGGGGTGCAAGCGAACGCTTGTTTGATGTACTCAACAATGACTTTGGCTGGTCTAAGTTGCCCTGTTCGTTCCTTGCAGAGAATACCTCCTTTATGCTTATGACGGCTATGTATGCCAATTTTTACACCTATATCATTGGAGAGTATTCCAGAAAAGTTGATTGGCTTAAGCCTACCGACAGGCTCAAGAAGTTTATCTTCAGATTTATCACTGTTTCAGCCAAGTGGATAAGAACGGGAAGAAGAGAAGTGCTCAAACTGTTCACGAGTAAGGATTACAAGCCGATTTTGAACTAA
- a CDS encoding succinylglutamate desuccinylase/aspartoacylase family protein → MESSLGEKIKIKHTNRLLGYIQGEVSGPSVLFFAGIHGNEPAGVIALQKVMAELQSINSEIKGNIYAILGNLNALNAGRRYLDEDLNRIWTNQRIEQLDKKPKLLDEENEMKDLLNLIQNILQDAKGPVYFIDFHTTSSKSYPFITINDALINRKFAMQYPVPIVLGIEEYLDGPMLSYINQKGYVAIGFEAGQHQDEKSVKHTEAFIYLTLNFTGSIKKKKFPALPQYFNDLKKSSGDLHKVFEIVYLHKIGEWDRFKMHVGFESFQVIRKGMELAIHNNQIVKSPFSGRIFMPLYQSQGSDGFFIIHSIPLFVLKLSGFLRKLKIDNLLTIFPGVSWEEKDKMVLKVDLKTARFLAKPFFHLLGYRVRVQEGDFLRLSNRERVARKKMYRKEKWY, encoded by the coding sequence ATGGAAAGCAGCTTGGGAGAAAAAATAAAGATTAAACATACCAATAGGCTTCTTGGGTATATTCAGGGAGAAGTTTCAGGCCCATCGGTTTTGTTTTTTGCAGGAATTCACGGGAATGAACCTGCGGGGGTGATAGCTCTTCAAAAAGTTATGGCTGAACTTCAATCCATAAATAGTGAAATAAAGGGTAATATTTATGCCATCCTTGGTAATTTGAATGCCTTAAATGCTGGCCGAAGATATTTGGATGAGGACTTGAACAGGATTTGGACTAATCAAAGGATTGAACAACTGGATAAAAAACCCAAATTACTTGACGAAGAAAATGAAATGAAGGATTTATTGAACCTGATTCAAAATATCCTTCAGGATGCTAAAGGTCCTGTTTATTTTATTGACTTTCATACCACTTCCAGCAAATCCTATCCATTTATTACTATCAATGATGCGCTGATCAACAGGAAGTTTGCCATGCAATATCCCGTCCCCATTGTTCTGGGAATAGAGGAATACCTAGATGGACCCATGCTTAGCTACATTAATCAGAAGGGTTACGTCGCCATAGGTTTCGAGGCAGGGCAGCATCAGGATGAGAAGTCGGTAAAACACACAGAAGCTTTTATATATCTGACATTGAATTTTACCGGCAGTATCAAAAAGAAAAAATTCCCAGCGCTTCCTCAATATTTTAACGACTTAAAAAAGAGTTCAGGGGATTTACATAAGGTTTTTGAAATTGTTTATCTCCATAAAATAGGGGAGTGGGACAGGTTCAAAATGCATGTAGGATTTGAGAGTTTTCAGGTAATCAGGAAAGGGATGGAATTGGCCATCCATAATAATCAAATAGTGAAATCTCCATTTTCAGGAAGGATATTCATGCCTTTGTACCAAAGTCAGGGAAGTGATGGATTCTTTATCATACACAGCATTCCCCTTTTTGTTTTGAAGCTATCTGGGTTTTTAAGAAAATTGAAAATTGATAACCTGTTGACGATTTTTCCCGGTGTCAGCTGGGAAGAAAAGGATAAGATGGTATTAAAAGTCGATCTTAAAACAGCCCGTTTTCTCGCCAAACCTTTTTTTCATTTATTGGGATACAGGGTCAGAGTGCAGGAAGGAGATTTTTTAAGATTATCCAATAGAGAACGGGTAGCCAGAAAAAAGATGTACCGGAAAGAGAAGTGGTATTGA